A single genomic interval of Pyrus communis chromosome 7, drPyrComm1.1, whole genome shotgun sequence harbors:
- the LOC137739356 gene encoding uncharacterized protein, which produces MSVEMLDGATIVNFVEDEEAFSLSIRDRFAHLDINHDGLLSYAEMLKELQSLRVFETHYGIDVKPDPEEIAHVYDSLFVQFDHDSNGAVDLEEFKAETKRMMLAMANGMGFLPVQMLLEEDSFLKKAVEKEYSGTKVYAAD; this is translated from the coding sequence ATGAGTGTAGAAATGTTGGATGGTGCCACCATTGTCAACTTTGTGGAAGATGAAGAAGCATTCAGCCTCTCAATACGCGACCGTTTTGCTCATCTTGACATCAACCACGATGGTCTGCTTTCTTATGCAGAGATGCTGAAGGAGCTTCAGTCTCTGAGGGTCTTTGAGACCCACTATGGCATTGATGTGAAGCCAGACCCCGAAGAGATTGCTCATGTCTACGACTCGCTGTTCGTGCAGTTTGATCATGACTCGAACGGGGCGGTTGATTTGGAGGAGTTCAAGGCTGAAACCAAGCGGATGATGCTTGCTATGGCCAATGGGATGGGGTTCTTGCCAGTTCAAATGCTGCTGGAAGAAGATAGCTTCCTGAAGAAAGCAGTGGAAAAGGAGTACTCCGGTACCAAAGTTTACGCAGCTGATTAA
- the LOC137738883 gene encoding glycine-rich protein-like, with protein MVSKTFIYFGLLLAIVLLISSDVAANVAETTTNPNGVGDAKYGGGYQGDPGRGGYGGNPSRGGYGGNPGRGGNGGGGRGGRCYYGCCRWSYNGRECLRCCNHAGQAVDSQPHN; from the exons ATGGTTTCCAAGACTTTCATTTactttggtcttttgcttgcCATTGTCCTTCTCATTTCCTCTGACGTGGCCGCAAATG TTGCGGAGACTACTACAAATCCCAATGGTGTAGGTGACGCCAAGTATGGTGGCGGGTACCAAGGAGATCCTGGGCGAGGTGGGTATGGTGGCAACCCAAGTCGTGGGGGATATGGCGGTAACCCTGGTCGTGGCGGAAATGGTGGAGGAGGCCGTGGAGGACGTTGCTACTATGGTTGTTGCAGATGGAGTTACAATGGAAGAGAGTGCCTAAGGTGCTGCAATCATGCTGGTCAGGCTGTTGATTCACAACCTCACAACTAG
- the LOC137740439 gene encoding uncharacterized protein produces MSVEVLDGATIVNFVEDEEAFSLSLRDRFAHLDTNHDGLLSYAEMLKEFRSLRVFETHYGIDVKLDPEEIAYVYDSLFVQFDHDSNGAVDLEEFKAETKRMMLAMANGMGFLPVQMVLEEDSFLKKAVEKEYSGTKV; encoded by the coding sequence ATGAGTGTAGAAGTGTTGGATGGTGCCACCATTGTCAACTTTGTGGAAGATGAAGAAGCATTCAGCCTCTCACTTCGCGACCGTTTTGCTCATCTCGACACCAACCATGATGGTCTGCTTTCTTATGCAGAGATGCTGAAGGAGTTTCGGTCTCTGAGGGTCTTTGAGACCCACTATGGCATTGATGTGAAGCTAGACCCCGAAGAGATTGCTTATGTCTACGACTCGCTGTTCGTGCAGTTTGATCATGACTCGAACGGGGCGGTTGATTTGGAGGAGTTCAAGGCTGAAACCAAGCGGATGATGCTTGCTATGGCCAATGGGATGGGGTTCTTGCCAGTTCAAATGGTGCTGGAAGAAGATAGCTTCCTGAAGAAAGCAGTGGAAAAGGAGTACTCCGGTACCAAAGTTTAA
- the LOC137738853 gene encoding glycine-rich protein-like, with protein sequence MVSKTFIYFGLLLAIVLLISSEVAANAAETTTNPNGVGDAKYGGGYQGDPGRGGYGGNPGRGGYGGGGHGGNGGGVRGGRCYYGCCRWSYNGRECLRCCNHAGQAVDAQPHN encoded by the exons ATGGTTTCCAAGACTTTCATTTactttggtcttttgcttgcCATTGTCCTTCTCATTTCCTCTGAAGTGGCCGCAAATG CTGCGGAGACTACTACAAATCCCAATGGTGTAGGTGACGCCAAGTATGGTGGCGGGTACCAAGGAGATCCTGGGCGAGGTGGGTATGGTGGCAACCCTGGTCGTGGGGGTTACGGTGGAGGAGGTCATGGCGGAAATGGAGGAGGAGTCCGTGGAGGGCGTTGCTACTATGGTTGTTGCAGATGGAGTTACAATGGAAGAGAGTGCCTAAGGTGCTGCAATCATGCTGGTCAGGCTGTTGATGCACAACCTCACAACTAG